One part of the Gammaproteobacteria bacterium genome encodes these proteins:
- a CDS encoding transposase: MKKALFESHPLGETQKNVLVQELDKVAVDTYAGCVHIHWDHSTPVTPFGQLAFFIEFLKRTELWDDFIEACPLNLMSNNAPTKHDILGTILLSVLSGHTRYAHMSTIRTDKVNPVLLGMEKIVSDDSVRRGLNKISKEDGRAWLLDALKNSYWEILTIPWILDVDTTVKCLYGHQEGAVVGYNPKKPGRPSHTYHSYMIAAIRMILEVEVMAGNESSASHTLPGLFEWLDSIPLEKRPQFIRGDCNFGTDRVMTACETRDQPYLFKLKQTPNIKRFISQQMALTEDWVHAGQGWQGIDGSIKLDGWSHSRKIILLRRKIKKEIGIVSNTLPAAAQLEFAFANIGEKFEAYEYAVLVTTVEGSIISIAQHYPDRADSENDFDELKNQWGWAGYTTHDLHRCQLMARIIAIIYNWWTLFVRLIEPNSHLEAITSRPLLLHAIGTKIRHAGQTIIQVNSNHADAKRVQKSLFHVATFFKTLQSSCAEQLTKAEKMKRVIERAFRKFIGKIHIHPPNLLPAPT; this comes from the coding sequence ATGAAAAAAGCACTTTTTGAATCACACCCATTGGGTGAAACCCAAAAAAACGTTCTCGTTCAAGAATTAGACAAAGTTGCAGTTGACACTTACGCAGGCTGTGTCCACATTCACTGGGATCATTCGACTCCTGTCACGCCCTTTGGTCAGCTGGCTTTTTTTATTGAATTTCTAAAACGCACAGAGTTGTGGGATGACTTTATTGAGGCATGTCCATTAAATTTAATGAGCAATAACGCACCCACGAAACACGATATTTTAGGAACGATTTTATTATCCGTATTGTCAGGTCATACGCGTTACGCCCATATGTCGACCATTCGCACCGATAAAGTAAATCCTGTTTTATTAGGAATGGAAAAAATTGTCAGCGATGATTCTGTTCGTCGTGGGTTAAATAAAATATCAAAAGAAGATGGGCGCGCATGGTTGCTGGACGCACTAAAAAATTCTTATTGGGAGATCTTAACTATTCCTTGGATTTTAGATGTTGATACGACAGTAAAATGTTTGTACGGTCATCAAGAAGGTGCGGTCGTTGGGTATAATCCTAAGAAACCTGGAAGACCGTCGCATACGTATCACTCTTATATGATTGCTGCGATTCGCATGATTTTAGAAGTTGAAGTGATGGCTGGGAATGAATCCTCTGCAAGCCATACGTTGCCAGGCTTATTTGAATGGTTGGATAGCATACCGCTTGAAAAGCGTCCGCAATTTATTCGTGGTGATTGTAATTTCGGAACCGATAGAGTGATGACAGCATGTGAAACTCGAGATCAACCGTATTTATTTAAACTCAAGCAAACGCCTAATATTAAGCGTTTTATTAGTCAACAAATGGCATTAACCGAAGATTGGGTACATGCAGGACAGGGTTGGCAAGGGATTGACGGGAGTATTAAATTAGACGGATGGTCACATTCAAGAAAAATTATTTTGTTACGACGAAAAATAAAAAAAGAAATTGGCATTGTAAGCAATACATTGCCTGCTGCTGCACAATTAGAATTTGCATTTGCTAATATAGGAGAGAAATTTGAAGCCTATGAATATGCCGTTTTAGTCACCACCGTAGAAGGCAGCATTATTTCAATTGCGCAACATTATCCTGATCGAGCAGATAGTGAAAATGATTTCGATGAGTTAAAAAATCAGTGGGGTTGGGCGGGTTACACCACACATGATTTGCATCGCTGCCAATTGATGGCACGTATCATTGCGATTATTTATAATTGGTGGACCTTATTTGTGAGATTAATTGAACCCAATTCACATTTGGAAGCCATTACTTCTCGACCTTTATTGTTGCATGCGATTGGAACAAAAATTCGTCATGCAGGCCAAACAATTATTCAAGTGAATAGCAACCATGCGGATGCAAAGCGCGTACAAAAATCACTTTTTCATGTTGCGACTTTTTTTAAAACATTGCAATCGTCTTGTGCGGAGCAGTTAACCAAAGCTGAAAAAATGAAGCGAGTTATTGAGCGTGCATTTAGAAAATTCATTGGAAAAATCCATATTCATCCGCCGAATCTACTTCCAGCGCCTACCTAA
- a CDS encoding patatin-like phospholipase family protein, with the protein MREINTLVFEGGSVKGLAYVGALQVLDLYSLKQPAGRRFLDQIERVAGTSAGSIMALLIALNLDLEQIKIIMQNTSFSSFADITSWHAFGSVGKGAAIYSNGYLCEGLVFLNWVKSLLATHAGNQDVTFKELRDSKGKDLHIYAVRLNNNEIVTFNAEKTPNVSVALAVRMSMSIPVFFKPVRVTESYDATGCLVNIALDEANGTSYYVDGGVKINYPYPLIKASQGLPDEKILGFKVDSSEEIFSNAVAQGGGKYLTPLQRERTKIKDGFGMHLIGRMLTALMSPQDDAHNTNPAESSRTIRCWDCNVSTFDFALNQEKIDALLASGASAAHTFIGDVSVVKEIRDEITILQGERVEDVGFAEQMEAVKTVPETAVRFAGEYGQKEAERLSEIASNREETARVSGISLSSEEQQSVEALKADIERLKGNMFRIRQELVVKGKIEGDAKLSAANVTDVPSDLEFFQRAIAHVQTETDKGIWQTMRIEGHGAPKNAILEAANISFASPDAKTSSAVKEESSVLIRRGMYSPIPLNILDFLQVAEEFLAEVQANDIYKENRFIQKSCSDLKGLIDTCGFEPDKSTRDQIRTAILQIEKIKTNVDATQKKVQWENRF; encoded by the coding sequence ATGAGGGAAATAAACACTTTAGTTTTCGAGGGTGGCAGCGTAAAAGGTTTAGCTTATGTTGGCGCTTTACAAGTTTTAGATCTTTATTCTCTAAAACAGCCGGCTGGCCGACGTTTCTTGGATCAGATTGAACGAGTGGCTGGAACCTCTGCCGGTTCTATTATGGCTTTGTTGATTGCATTAAATCTTGACTTAGAGCAGATAAAAATCATTATGCAAAATACGAGCTTTTCAAGTTTTGCAGATATAACCAGTTGGCATGCCTTTGGAAGTGTAGGAAAGGGGGCCGCTATTTACAGTAATGGTTATTTATGTGAGGGGCTGGTCTTTTTAAATTGGGTAAAAAGTTTACTGGCGACTCATGCAGGCAATCAGGATGTCACATTTAAAGAATTGAGAGATAGCAAGGGTAAAGATTTACATATCTATGCGGTACGTTTGAATAATAATGAGATTGTTACGTTTAATGCAGAAAAAACGCCTAATGTTTCAGTGGCTTTAGCGGTTCGAATGTCAATGTCGATACCGGTATTTTTTAAGCCTGTTCGAGTGACTGAGTCATACGATGCGACTGGTTGCTTAGTCAACATTGCATTAGATGAAGCCAATGGCACAAGCTATTACGTCGATGGCGGGGTAAAAATAAATTATCCTTATCCACTTATTAAAGCAAGTCAAGGGTTGCCTGATGAGAAAATTTTAGGATTTAAAGTAGACTCCAGCGAAGAAATTTTTTCTAATGCAGTTGCTCAAGGTGGGGGAAAATATTTAACACCACTTCAGAGAGAGCGTACAAAAATTAAAGATGGATTTGGCATGCACTTAATTGGGCGTATGTTGACAGCACTAATGTCACCTCAAGATGATGCGCACAATACTAATCCTGCAGAGTCATCAAGAACTATTCGTTGTTGGGATTGTAATGTTTCAACATTTGATTTTGCTTTAAATCAAGAAAAAATTGATGCCTTGTTAGCTTCAGGCGCATCTGCAGCGCATACGTTTATTGGTGATGTTAGTGTCGTTAAAGAAATACGAGACGAAATAACTATTCTTCAGGGGGAAAGGGTAGAGGATGTTGGTTTCGCCGAACAAATGGAAGCTGTAAAAACTGTTCCTGAAACCGCAGTGCGCTTTGCCGGTGAATATGGACAGAAAGAAGCAGAACGCTTAAGTGAAATTGCTAGCAATAGGGAAGAGACTGCTAGGGTGTCTGGTATATCTTTAAGTAGCGAAGAACAACAATCTGTTGAAGCGTTAAAAGCGGATATTGAGCGTTTAAAAGGTAACATGTTTCGTATTCGTCAAGAATTAGTTGTCAAAGGAAAAATTGAGGGTGATGCCAAGCTTAGTGCAGCAAATGTCACTGATGTGCCGAGCGATTTGGAGTTTTTTCAGCGTGCTATTGCACATGTACAAACGGAAACAGACAAGGGTATTTGGCAAACTATGAGAATAGAAGGACATGGCGCTCCAAAAAATGCGATACTTGAAGCGGCTAATATTAGTTTTGCTAGCCCTGATGCTAAAACATCTTCTGCAGTTAAAGAAGAAAGTTCCGTATTAATTCGCAGAGGAATGTATTCGCCAATTCCTTTGAATATTTTAGATTTTCTTCAAGTTGCCGAAGAGTTTTTAGCAGAAGTACAAGCTAATGATATTTATAAAGAAAATAGATTTATTCAGAAGTCATGTAGTGATTTAAAGGGGTTAATAGATACTTGTGGATTTGAGCCAGACAAATCCACGAGAGATCAAATTCGAACTGCAATATTACAAATAGAAAAAATAAAAACGAATGTTGACGCTACTCAAAAAAAAGTTCAATGGGAAAATAGATTCTGA